The sequence CCAGGGACAGGTGTCTTACACAGCCACAAGCGACTTGTCCACTCACTCCGCATGCTCTCCTGGTTACAGCAATGAGACTAGAAATTGTCCATCTAGGTCAGGGTTTCTCAAGCTCAGCACCACCGACATCTTGGGCCAAATGTtgtggcatggggggggggggggcggggggggtatCCTGTACATTGTAGGacgtttagcagcatccctggccttcacccactggatgccagtagcacccctcgcagttgtgacaaacaaaaatacctccagattttgccaaatgttccctggagGGCAACATGGCCCCCAGTTGACACCACTGCTCTAGATgcattcttctgtcttctttggtAATAGGACTTTTGATTTCCAGCTGGCACACAGTCAccagggaaaaaaagaccaagaaaatgCAAGATCACCCCTGCAGCTAGGTGTGGCCATTTGTGATCAATGAGAGGTCGGCAAAGTGCAACTTCCAGgaagtgtcttttctttttccaggaagTGTCTTTAAAGGGAAGGTGTATGTCCTTATgatcccttctcccttcccagaaGTTAGAATACAAGTTATGTGACTGGCATCTTGTTGCTTGTAGGTCATGAAGTAGGAGTCAAGTGATAAGATGGCAGAACAGTAAGAGAAGAGGTGCTATAATAGATGACCATGGAGCTGCTATAATAGGCATGGGCTCTACTGCCGGACTTGACTCACATGAGAGAAAATTAAACTTGTGTCACTGTTATCTTGGCCTAACACCCCCAGAGCCCAGATTCTGGCCTCTGATGAACTCTCCTGACACCATGGCCTCTAGCCAGTCACAGTCAAATCTAATCCTACAACATCTAAGATATAACTCTACCATACTCATGGCTTCAATCACCCATTGTCTGCATGCGCATGATCTTCAGATTTGCTCCAGTTCAGTTCTGGTAGTTCACTGGACCCCTCCATGTAGCTTCCATCCTCTCCTCAACCTGCCTCTTCCCTGGTGCTCCCCATCTCAGGAAAGGGCACCTCCATATCCCAAGTACTCTGTGAGTCATCTGATTTTCCTTCCTCCCATTCTAGTCCTCCCACATCCATGAGACccaacacccaccctccccgcccccgccccggccatcCTGCTTCCTAAAATATTCTACTCTTCCACACCTCGTCCATTGCCACCTAActggtctccctccctccagtctccACACCACAGCCTGTCTCTACCCTCTTTAAAACCCACCCATGACTCCCCTCGGTCTCTAGGACAAAGTCCAAGCTTTCTGAATGAACATCACAACCTTCTGCCACCCCGtgtcccagccccccaccccttcctcagcATCTCTTCCTGCAGGATACCACACAAAGAATTTGCTCTAGAGCCAGTagcctgctgttccctctgtctcaaaTGCCCTTCCCAATTTCCCTGTTTGGTAAACTCTTACTCTTCCTTCAAGGCCCAGACAAAAGTCACCTCCTCCGGGAGGCCTTGTCTGATTCCCTCAGCAAGAGCAGCCTGTTGAgctctgctctgtgctgctgCAGAACTTGCCCATCTAACACAGCTTATCCCACTGCACTCTCTGAGTGGGGGTGCCTGTCTTCCTGACTGGCAGTGAGCAATTTGGGGAGGGATCCCATTTTCTTGGAATCCACAGCACCTAATATAATGTTGGCATAGAGTAGGTGCCCAGCACACAATATTGTTACCCATTCACTAAGCCCGtactgtgccaggccctgggctagaTGCTTTTTATAAATTGCCTAATTTTATCCTCAAAATCACTCTGCTGGGAGAGATGAGACTGAGATTCAGGGAGGCTGAGCAACTGCTTCAGGTCACACAAATTGTGCACGGCAATGTCAGAGACCAATTCACCAGCTGCCATACTTGGTTCTCTGGTGGTCTTAGGGCTTCACCGCACTGCCAAGCCCAGATATGGTCTCCAGGGAACCACTAATCCCCACAGCTAACCAGACCTGGGTGTAGATCAAGTCCTTTGTCCTTTAATTCAGTTAACATGTTggggtttcttaaaaaaaaaaattaatggtttattttttgagagaaagagaaagagtgctagccagggagaggcagagagagagagagagagagagagagacagaatctgaagcaggctccaggctctgagctgtcagcacagagcctgacacagggctcaaacccatgaaccatgagatcatgacctgagccaaagtcagacacctaactgactgagccacccaggagtccccatgTTGGGATTTCTTAAGAAGGAACTTTTAAGAGGAAATGAAGGGAAAGTCCCTCCCCCCAAgtgtgtgcaaacacacacacacacacacacacacacacacacacacacccctatatgtacacacacacacacacacacacacacacacacatatttttaacacAACCAATGGGCAAATTCAGGTCCTCCCTCTGAGCTATTACTTCCTCTTCTCTAAAACCAGTGAGAGGGACTAGATGGTCTCAAAGATCCTTGTCAGTCCTGATATCTGTGATTCCATGGCTAGTTTCTCAGGTGGATAGTCAGCTGGTGAATTTTGTTGGGGAGAGCAGTACCCTAAAAACACAGCTATGGGAGGAGGGGGATAGGGTCATGCTGGGCTGCAAGGAgaccagccccctcccctttaTGACTTGACTTGAGGGGTCCAAAGGGAGAAAGACACTTGCCCAAGAGCCTTCTCCGGCCTCCTCTCCCAGGCCCTAGGATGGCCCTGACCAATATGAAGACTGCGTGCTACCTGCTGGGCCTTCAGGGGTCCTGTCccttctcttggcctcagtttgcatgtcttcccttccctgggccaCTGGCTGTGGTCTCCTAGGCCCTGGCTCTTTCTCCCCCCTCTAGCCAGTGGACCCTCTGGAAAGCCCCACATAGCGCAAcacaggaaggggagagaggaggctgtGGGCGAGTTCCTGTGGAGGCTAGAGCTCAGCTGTAGCTGCTGGAGCCTGTCATTTCCCTTCCTCCGCCCACCCAGATGGGAGGCTGAAGAGTTTCATCACAGCTGAGTTGTTGTCCTTATAAGGGAAGGGCCTCCTGAGCCTCTCCCTTGGGCCATGGCTGGCTGGTGGAGAGCCCAGCCAGCCTGGAGTGTCCTCCAGGCTCCAAAAAAGGTGGGGATACCCCAAGCCCCAAGTCAGCCAGAGGTTCCCTAGGCTGAGTGTCCATCTGAAGTCAGACTGTCCAGAGAAAAAGCAGGAAGCCCATGGTGGCCCCAGGCCAGGGCCCCAGGGGATCAGATCCAGATCCTGGCACTAACTTGTTGTCTCCTAGGCAAGTTGTTTAAGCTTGAATTACTAACCTGTAAATGGAGTGAACATAAATACAGCTTTCTCATGAGGCCACTGTGGTGACAATGGGAGGTGAGTATAGGCCTGCTAAATAGGATGTGTCCTGTGAGGCCACCAGggtttgttaaacattttttatgagGCAGGCCACAGGCTAAGTGTTTCACAGCAACTCTGTGAAAAAGGGAGAATTagcccattttatagacaggaaAAACTGAGGCAGTTTGCCTAAGGTCACTTGTTCTAGTTGTGTCTACCTCCAGATCTAAAGTCATGGTTTTCTACCTGCTGCTTCCTCCAGGATCTTTGTTCCTTTAATAAAATTATGACAACAGGGAGGAATGTTCACCATCATCTCTCTACCCCCATGTTCCCCCCCAGAGCCTCCTCATAACGACATAGAAACCTCCACCTGAGTGTGTATGTGGCCTTTTCTGACAGCTATGTCTCATATGTCTCTGACATGTCTTGTGTCAGGGACATGAGAATAAAGGTCAGGAGGCAGGAAACAGGATTTGGAGGAGGGACACAACACAGTGACACCAGAAAGACACAGGGAGCTTCCAGGGCCCAGGctcaggcaggggcagaggtAGGGGCAATCCAaatgccaccccccaccccaccccaacactcccttcccctctgtctgAATATGGCCACCTTGTGGTTTGCAAAACCCTGCATTGTAACTACCCACAGGACTTCAGGCCACTGAGATATTGCAGCCACTATTCAAATGAAAGGCCTCCCCTTTTCCACATAGgccttcagcctccagaaccagaGGGAAAGTTCTCACCACATCCTTCCTCAGCCCTATAGCTGGCCACTAAGACCTTTCCAGCAGCTGCTGTCTCCAAGGTGACCTTCCAGAGGGAACCTCATTCCTGGGCAAGGGGCAAGTGACACCCCTACCAATAAAGGGGTTCTTCTCCCTTACCTTGATTCCTCCTCAGAGATAAGGGACCTGTGAAGGTGAAATGATTCACCTAGGGTCTGCAGGCCACTCTTCAGCATGGCTATGACACATAGGCCAGTGGCAGGGGAATTCAGGCAGGACCTAAGGGTCATTGCCAGTCAATAGACCCTGAGTCAGGTGCTTCCTGTTATGTTGGCCACTGGACTTGTCCGGCAGCCctcacagaggaggaagggagccagccTTTGGGGAGCACAGCAGTGCTTTTTCACATCAGGGAGTAGGGACATTGTAAATCTTCCTTTCatgggtgaagaaactgaggcccttgAGGCTGAGGAGTCACCAAGGTCTCTGGGTGGGACCTGAACCTTGGCAGTTTGACTTGGAGCTCAGTACACTGGCCCAGGGGCTTCCAAAAAGCACTCAGTGAAGCCCTGGGATCCTGCTGAGATGCATTAGGGGTTCCATGGGCACATGGCAAGGCCCAGGCTAACCCCTAATCAGGACCAGGCTCTGAGGTTAAAATAACAGCTGGAATCATTTTGAATCATTATAGGGAACACCTGTTCAGGCAAGACTCCTCAATGAATACTAAATCTAGGGGGAAATTTTGATGAGGTGTAACATACTTGTGCAGTCTTAAAATATCTCCCAGATTGTTagttacaagagaaaaaaaaaatcgtaacTATACAATAGAAAAATCAGACACCTTGACCAGAAGATCAAAATTGACATCACCAATGAAGGATGAATGAAGGTCGTATGTCTCCAGATGTGATGCCCTGAGAAGGACCTAGTATCCCCTATACAGTTTTCTGGCTAAGAATCCATAACCTCAATCTAATTCAGAGGAAACCTCACAATGAAAAATCCCAAGTGAGGAATGATCTATTAAAAACAGTGGGGAGGAAGAACTATATTCTTCAAACATATCCACATCATGAAAGATAAAGGCTGTGGAAACActtcagattaaaggagactagaGAGACATGTATACAATATTTGAGCCTCCACTGGAGGAAAAATATGAGATTATTGGgtcaaatgacaaaactgaaataagagCGATAATAAGTATGCCAGTGTTAAACTTACTGAAGTTGATAACTGTATTATGGTTACATGAGAGAATATACTTAAATACTCACTGAAGTATTTATGGATAAGGGACCATGAAAACTAATTCCCcaatgattcagaaaaaaattatatatgttaaaGACACAAAGCACTCAAAAGATAAACCAATGGGTCAATCTGATAAAGAATACGTGGGTGTTCTTTGTACTGGTCTTATTATTGCAACTTTTCTATTCGAAATCATTTCCAAATGAAGtttctaaaaattgaaaagcatTGTGCCTTACGACACTTAGCTCCCAGCCTATAGAAACATGtaggtaggggtggggagggggtaaaATTGGAGGGCCTGGCTAAGTTTAGCAAAGATGCAGCCAAGCCTATGGGAAGGAAGCACTAGAAGGAAGCTTAAAGGACCAGTGATGCCACTGACCAACCACTGCTTACCCTCTGCTTCCTTGAGGCCAGCCCTAGAGCTGGTCCCCACACCAACAAACAGGCTTGCAGCAGAGAAGTTCCATAAAAAGGGATTTATTGCCAAACTTTGAGAAAGGCGCTTCATAAACAGAAGACATGGAATGCTATCCTCCTCAAGGAGGCAGGCCAGGCAGACCCTGCATATTCCCAatccttctacccctccccttggGGCCCAGGTCACCAAGGCACAGGGAATCCCTTAAGAACACCATAATGGCATTAGGTCACTGAGATGGCCCCAGAGCTACTTGCTCAATCTGGTCATTTATccgaggaggaaactgaggctctagtCCCTGGAAACAGGTGACTTGGCTAAAGCCCCAGCTGGTCCAGGCTGCTGGTGGGGGAAGGCTGTTCCCCAAAAGACGAGTGCAGGGGGCCATGTGACTAGGCACCTGATGCCATTCTTGCTTTCATACTGAAGGCAGATGGAGGGACAGGCAGACTGTGGCATGGGAGCCTCGTTTGTCCAAAGAGTGTAGTTTGAGAAGGCCCGTGGGGGCTCATGGGTCAGGACATTGCTGTTCACCTCCACCTCTGCCCAGTATAGGCTGCAGAGTGGATATCTGCCCCTCCTGATCCCTGGCCACTACCCTCAAGAACAAAGTAGAAGTACAGTAAAGAAGGCATTGACCTGTACTGGCAGGTCTCAGTGGGCACGACTGGTGGTGGAGCAGTGGGCAGAAAGGCCAGGACATGCAGCTGTGACCCTCCCTGTCCTCTTTCAGTAAATAAAAGTGCACATGCTAAAAACCCCCTGAGCAGGCCTTTCAGAAGCTGCTCCTACTCCTATAGGTCCCAGGGAGAGTGGCTGTGCCTTCAGGGCCTCTGCACCTAGATGGAGATTGGGTGTGTTCCCAGAGTCAGGGACAAGTGCGGGGAGaattggggtggaggggaggcgaCAGATAGGGAGAGGCCCAGGCTGCGGGGTTGGACCAGGAAAGGGACAAAAGGAAATGCCTCTTCCACTAGGAAGTTCAGGAAGAGCAGTCCATCTAGGGCCTGagccagaggggaagaggggaaagggaagtgATTTCAGGCCCCAACATACCCCCATCAGCATCCAAAGAAATGATTGGGATGTTGGGCCTGTTTGGGTTCAGGAGGAAGCATAGAGAGCCAGATATAAATCCCATCTGGGGAGGCACAGAAGTTGAGGTGGCTTCTCCTCTGAAGGTTCATTTATAATGAAGTAGGTACAGGATTTTCTGATGTTGACCTCAGAGCTATTCTCGGGTTCACCTCTACAGGAAATGTGCAGGGCTGGACACAAGCTGGTCCAGGGGGAGAGACTAGACTAGGAGACCCTTCAAGTTCTTCCTCTACCCTGGAGTCCTCCAATCACAGTTCACCAGAGAGGAAGGCCTGCAGAATAGGAATCCCACACAGATGCCTTCCACCTGCCTTCACAGGCCCTGGCTGGATTCCAGGTCTCACTCAGCTGACAGAAAAACGTATAACTTGGACCCAAGGCCTTGGCAGCTATTGCGAGTAGGTGGGTAGGGAGGGCTAGTTACGGCTCAAAGCTGCCTCTGCCATGACGCTCTCTGCCCGGGAACATCTGGATGTGGGAGCtgtggcggggtggggaggagggggggctcAGCTGTGCTCTATTCAGAAGTCAGGAATGTAAACTactgggggtgggaagcagagaTGATGCCACCCCCAGAAACCCCAAGTGCCATGCTAAAGCCCTGGGGCAGTTCAGAACAACCATGCAAGCAACCAAGTGTGTGCTCCCTGCCCAAGCCCAGAAACTGGGCCAGATAGTCAGATAGTGGTCCTGGGTGGCTCCTGGCACCAttggccagggcagggcaggaaggatACCAAGAATCTCCATAGTTCCTGGCCATACCCCCAACATGCCTGATGGCCTTTCTACGGCCTGAGCAGAAGCATGTTTTTTGGCAGGGCTGGGCTTTGATGGACTGGGTTGGCTAGGAGGGACCACGCCCTGGCCTGGCAGGCCCTAGGGTGCACTTCTCCGGTAGAGGGTCACCAGCTCTTTCCGCTTTTCCTGTAGCCCAGGTGCTTCCTGGCTCATCTCTCCCAGATCTCTGATTTCCTGCAGGGCTTGGGTGGCCTGCCTCAGCTGCTCCACAGCCTGGCTGAGCAATGTCTCAGCGCTCACAGGGGCCGGCTCACTGCCCAGCACCTGGTTCAACAGTTTCTCCGTCTGTTCTGAGGCCACCTTCACCTCCAGCTGGGCCCGATACAGCCGTTCTCCAGGCTGCCGTGGACACCGGGGGCCTTCCCCAAGCAGATTCCCCAGGGAGGAACAGCGGGGATGGAAATGAGATGGCAGGTCCCAGCAGGGCAGTGCTGTGGACGTTGTTGCATCCTTTGGGGTTGTTTCTGGGATGCCCGAGGCCTGGGGTGGATTGACGGGCTCCAGACTGTCATCCACGCCATTCACTGACATCTGTGCTGGATCTGGGGCCGAGGTTTCAGAGGCCTCAGGACTCTGGGCTGGCCCAGAAGCCACCATCCCACTCAtggaagctctcagtttctctgaTAAGATCTTGGGTGGGGGTGTAGGAGGCTTCCCACTCTCCTTGGGCACAGCCTCAGAATCCTCAGAGCAGGGCACCTGGAGTTCTGTACTCTCAAAGTCAGGGGCGTCCTCGGGGCTGGGGTTCTCCCAGCTCACCTTCAGTTTGTCAGGCAGCACCATGCTGGGGGTCTGCTCAGGGCCACTGTCCTCCTGTACTGGAGTCTCTGAGTTCGCTTGGTGGGACTCAGAGCTTGCTGAGACAGGGGATGGGGCTCTCTCCCCGGCAGGAGTCTCCACTCTGTCACTGAGGCTGGTGGTCTCCGGCAGTGGGGAAGGCTTGGTAGGAGGCATAGGGGGCCTGAGTGTCTCTTGGGGCTGGGCTGCACTGACATCATTGCTGGGGCCAAACACTGGCGGCCCACTATCTGGCACGTCGAGGTCCAGGCGCGAAAGCCCATCAGAAGCTGCATTGGCTACCTGGTAAGGGACAGTATACAGGTGTCATCCTGGATGACTGGCATTTGGATCTGTGCCCACCCATAAGGTACTCAAGTCCTCCTATCCAGGCTGCCCAGGCCCCCAGCCTCCCACTCTCCACATCCTCTGCCCTGGCTTCCAAGGTCACATGATTAGATGCTGAAGTGATTCTCTGATgaatcctctcctctccctcactcccacaGAACTCCCTGTTTTGGAATCACAAGCCAGGTCAGAGATAGGGTGTCGTCTTGGTGCCCCAGCCTGTGAAAAAGACTGCTTTTTAGTGGCAACTGTACTGGTCTGGGCAGCAAGAGACATGGCTCCAGCCCTGTTTTTGACCCCTTTCTGGCTCTATGGCCTTGAGAGAACTCCATCTGTGCAAGCACCCATCCAGGGGGGCAATGGGACCAGGACTCAAACACGGCCTCCCAAGTTGTCTCGAGCCCACTTACTTCTGCTTCCCCTCTCTGGAGACCGCTGTATGATCTGCCAGCCTCACGACCAGCCCTCCAGCCCACATCTCTGCAGCCTTTGCCTGCCCAGCTGCTCAGCAGCCAGTGCCTACTCTCCTCATGCTGTCAGATGTGACCCCAGACACAGGCAGCCCCATACCGCAGCTGACCGCCAGAGAAGAACAGCTGCACTGAGTTGGCAGCTGCCCCGCACCTGGCCCGAGGGACCTACAGAGACACCCAGCAGCCCCACGGTCATGGAGACCCTCCCAAGGAGCCTCAGAGGCCCGGagcagggctgggcaggaggcCTCTCTCAAGGTCCCTTACAGTGGGGGTCTTGGCTGAGAACCCCACTCCCATTTACCACAGGGGATCTGGCCAGTACATACACTTGCTCAGTCACTGGGACAGGAGTGCCTCTCTGAATTCTTCTCAGGGGGTCCTTCTTCCCAAGACTGGCCCTTCCCCAACACGTAGCCCTCCCCCTGGggcattccctttctctctggctacTTCAGGCATTCCCTCTGCGGGCTTTATTCCCTCAGCTGACAGACGTGTCAtttcaaaaacaaccaaaaacatttcaaaaacaatcTCCCCAATGACCTCggccccttcctttctccctcttccctaccacggtccccttccctctggcaccCCCAGCTCTGCACCCCTTGGGAAACCTAAGCTGAGCCCTTCTCTGATGGGGTCACTGCCTGCCGCTTTCCCCAGACCTGCCCCTGTGACTTATGGCTGCCAACCTGGCTGATAACACATCctgtgcccttctctctctggagGTGCCATTCAcctctctggctttctcttcCTTGGCTGTCtactgcctgccccacccccccaccaccaaatgtAGCATTTGCCGAGGTTCTTTCCTGGCCTCCAAAATCTTTCCCCTCACCATCCACTCACCATCAGCAACATTGGTCAAAAAAGGGCTCTTCCCTTACCCTCACTGTGCCCATAACTTCTCCCAATTCCTGGTCCAGGGCCTCCATTCACCCAGTCAGGCTTGGGGCACCTCTGACAACCCTCCCCTTCTGTCTGGCCCACCTCCCCTAGCCCTGTATTCAGTGGCAAGCCCAGATGTCTCTTGCTTCCCAGGGTCTCTCCCATTGGCCCCTCCTGAGCCCTGGAgggcccacctcctccctcttcttcctggccccctgcctctctctcccttaaccCAACCCATGCTACCCTGGGCATCAAACTGACCTCTGGAATGTACCCTCCTATCCATCCCATCCCCAGCTCCTGCACACCCCAAAGGGATGTGTAGTCAAAGGGACTCAGCACTCCCTAAACCCTCctgcctcagctcaggtcattccTGTggccagagagctccctcacatCAAGTCTGACAACTGAAGCCCTTCTTGTCCTTCATGGGTCAGCTCAAGTGCCAATGGGCCCTCTGTGGTCTCTCTTGCCTGGCTTCTGAGAGCCCTCCTCTGTATAGAAGTTAGTCATAACTCTGCTTAAAGCAGTCTGTGGACAGGTCTTTTTTCCATCTGGAAGCTGAGCTCTGAGAAGCAGGGACCAGCCTCAGGGTCTTAGTGTCCCTTAGGGACCAACTCTGAGTAAGGGCAATGTGCAGACTCAATAAGCAAAGCAGGTACATCTACACCCCAAGCACATATAACACATGAGCCTCCACACACAGACACCCCATATACCACTCAGGAAGCCCCAGCTCCAAAAGTCTCCAGGAAAAAGGTGGCCCCAAGCTTGGCTACCACCCTAAGGAGCTGTGGTCCCAGGCTCACCTGACCTCCTACCTGTCTAAGCTGGGACAAAGTCTTACCTCCTTCAGGTGGACTCTTGTAGGTGGCCGGCGCCGCTGGCCCCCACGCACCCGGTCCCGTGTCACATGCTCCAGTGCACAGCTCTTGTCCACTTTTACCTGGGAAGAGGGAACAAGGTTAGTGCCCAGCAGGCcttggggagaggaagaaatgccCAGACATTAACCTGACTCAGAGGCAGGGTCTACACCCACATCTTCCCTTTATAGGGTCAGGGCCCTACCTCTGGCCCTCTCTTTAAGGCACCTCCCTGTGTCTGGACCTCTGCTTTGCTTCCTGTCACTATATTGTCTTTGTCATCTCTCTGCAATCTGaggctctccctttctctgcagcCACGCTCTCTGCCTCAGTCTTCCTGCCTGGATATGGGCTACCAGCCCTTGCCCTTCAGTATACTTGCGTATATATACAAACAGCCCTGAGGCTGTTTTTATGCTTAGctgtgggagcagagagaaggcagcccATGATCCCCTGGTGCCTGCCTTCCAGAAAATGGACCCAGTCCTTCTCCCAGGTCCCTTGGGGATAGCTGAGGAGAGAGCAAGGCCTCTGCCCCTTTTGGGCCAGGGTGTCTAGAAGACAGAAAATCCTCTCTGATGGTAAGGAAAGACAGTCAGGAGTAGTTGGGAAGAGTAAATAAGATTTGCATGGGAAATCCAGACTCTGAACCCCGAAGTAGCTTGTCCTTGATGGGGAGTATGGCTAAGACTCTTCAGCCCTTAGGTCAGATTCAGAGTCAGGCCCACcttgggtggggatgggggtgaggttcaactgtctctgtttctgactGTTCCACCAAAACTGGGCTGACATCCAGCCCATGTTTCTGGGGCCTCCAATACCTGCAATATGCTCTATCACCCCTCACCCATGAAACGGGACAGTTTCTCTAGCTAGTGAAGGGCTGAGCAAGATACAGTCTCATAAAACATGACATAGAAACCACGGCTgtgagtcaggagacctgggtgtTAAGAGGGACTTGCTTGGGAAGATTCCTCCCCTCAGGTCTTCGGCTTCTGCAATCCAAGGGGTCAGTTTAGGTGGACCCCAGGTCAATTTTAGCTCAAAGAGCTACAAATCCATGATGTCAAAGACAATCCACCCTAGGAGATCTGGCCCCATGGGATACCCTGCCTACCTCAAACCTAATCACAGCCACTGGTGCTAGAGTCACACTACAGTACAGGGGGCTAGGTAGTCATTGCAGACGGATGGGGAGGCCCAGGGCCAAAGCCAGCCCAGCCTGGACTTTACAGCCAACCTGAAAAGAGAGCTTTCAAGCTCTCAGACACCCCCCGCCCAGACCCCTCTGGCCTGGGCCCACCTGCTGTTTTCAGCTGAGGCTGGGTTGGAAAGGATGCATGGCTACCAGTTAAATTCTACTCTCTACCTAttcactttttactttaaaacaaactaaTTTCCTgacacctcagtttcttcatccttaAAATGAGAACACTTTGAGGGGTGTTGtgattaaatgaggtaacaaCTGTAGATGTCCCAGTGTCTGTAGCATAATCTCAGGGTTGTctgaagttggggtggggggggggcgggcaggatcCTCTCTGAGATCACACATGGcgggaaaggagacacagagccaTCCATAGGACTGCATCGCACCTCATCAAAAGCCTTGTTCT comes from Panthera tigris isolate Pti1 chromosome B3, P.tigris_Pti1_mat1.1, whole genome shotgun sequence and encodes:
- the PLEKHO2 gene encoding pleckstrin homology domain-containing family O member 2: MEEEGVKEGGEKPRGARMADKAGWIKKSSGGLLGLWKDRYLLLCQAQLLVYENEDEQKCVETVELGSYEKCQDLRALLKRKHRFILQRSPGNKVSDIKFQATSGEEKESWIKALNEGINRGKNKAFDEVKVDKSCALEHVTRDRVRGGQRRRPPTRVHLKEVANAASDGLSRLDLDVPDSGPPVFGPSNDVSAAQPQETLRPPMPPTKPSPLPETTSLSDRVETPAGERAPSPVSASSESHQANSETPVQEDSGPEQTPSMVLPDKLKVSWENPSPEDAPDFESTELQVPCSEDSEAVPKESGKPPTPPPKILSEKLRASMSGMVASGPAQSPEASETSAPDPAQMSVNGVDDSLEPVNPPQASGIPETTPKDATTSTALPCWDLPSHFHPRCSSLGNLLGEGPRCPRQPGERLYRAQLEVKVASEQTEKLLNQVLGSEPAPVSAETLLSQAVEQLRQATQALQEIRDLGEMSQEAPGLQEKRKELVTLYRRSAP